The region TGTCGAAAAGGTTGCCACGAAGGGTGGCATAGGGCCGCAATTCGGGTAATTCCAACGTCTCGAGTTCAATGATCTCCAAAGCCGACTCCTGGGTTTTCTGAAATGGTAACCAAAAAATATCGCTTGCACATCCATAAAGGAAAGATATGATTCGAATCTCTATTGCATCTATACAGACATACCGAAATATTTTTCAATGCGATACTTTCCAGTCTTGAGTCTGAGTATATTGGTATATGAATGAGGGGGAAGAGCGCTGAGTTTTACTCAGCTGCGATCTTTTCAATATAGCGATCTGTAGTCTGCATTACGGCAAGTAATTTTTTGCCATATTCCAATACTTCATCAAAAACTTCGGTAAGCTCATCCTCGATATACTCGTGGACGATGGTATTGCGAATATCCTTCATCAATCGCAGCTCATCGACGCTTTCGATGAGCCCCCGTTTATGCGCCCGATTGACGACATCGACCAAAGTTCCCTGAGCTTCGAATTCATAGGCATCGATGGTCCGAAAGATCTTTCGGACAAGGAAATCGATACTCCGGGCATACCGGCTGCAGAGAGTTTCAAACTTCCCGAACTCTTCGATGCTGTACTCGGCTTTAATCCCTATCGCACCACACTCATCCAAAGAGAGTTCCAGCCATCGCATCTGTTTTTGAAGCAGCTCCCGATCACGTAAAAGTTTCGTTCGTATCATAAAGGAACAGCCCCCTCTCTAGCAATGGTGATAAAAGGATCGTCTACTTTTCCGTTATCCAGAACGATATCGATTTTCTGTTCTCCAAAATGTTTGCAAAATTCGATACGAAGCTTTCGAAGATCCTTTTTGCTCAGCCGCTTATCCACTACCAGCAGGTCGATATCCCCGCCCCGTTTCCTATCGTCTACCCTGCTGCCAAAAAGGTAGAGTTCCGCCTCTTTGGACATCTCGGCAAGAGTACGTTTCAGGAGCTTTCTCTCTTCTTTGGACAGTCTCATATTTGTATTGTAACATTTTGCTTATCGCGACGCTTGGCCCCCCACTCGCCGGAGCCGTCCCTTCCACGCCTTCCAAAACTGCCGGGCGGTGCGGCCGCTTCGGGAAGCCCGTTCCTGGGCGAAACGCAGGGCTTCTCGATGCAGGGCTTCCCGATCGATCTCCTCCCCTTTGAAGTAGTGATCCACCACAGCGAGATACTCTTCCTGATTCAAGGGGTAGAAAGCCAGCCAAAGGCCGAATCGATCCGCCAGGGAGATCTTCTCCTCTACCGAATCGGTGTAGTGAATTTCACCCTCTCGTATGATCGTAGCTTCATTTTCTCTCTGATACTCGGGGACGAGATGGCGGCGGTTGGAGGTGGCATAGACCAAGAGATTATCGGGCGAGGGTTCGATGGAACCTTCCATCGCGCTCTTGAGGTAGGTATAGATATTCTCCCCTTCACCGAAGGTCAAATCATCGAGAAAGAGGATGAAGCGCCAGGGCTCACCCCGGATCTCGTCGAGCACATCGGGGAGATGACGCAGATCCTCTTTGAAAAACTCGATCACCCGCAACCCTCGGTCGGCATAGGCGTTGAGCAGGGCTTTGACCAGGGAGGATTTGCCCGTGCCCCGACTACCCCAGAGCAGGACGTTCTCCGCCTCTTCTCCCCGGAGGAAAGCCTCGGTATTCTCGATGAGGCGGCGTTTCTGCTCCCCAATCCCCACCAGCGCATCCAGAGTGATCGGATCGAGAGTATCTATGCCTTTGAGCCGTCCAAGAGAGGGACGGAAAACGGCTGCTTTTTTCCTCTGCCAATCGACCATCGTCTTTCCTTTTACTGTGATCAAAAGAGTACACTCGATCTATATAGCTTATCGTAAATAAAATGGAGAAGAGAAAGAGGAGAATGTGTTTGGAAAGAAAAATAGAATGAGGCGTAAGCCTCGGCGGGGACTTAGTGGCCGCAGCCGCAGCTGCCGTCGGTACAACCGCCGCCGACTTGACCGGTCTGGGCTTCGGTATCGGTAGCGGGGCGCGCTTCGGTAACGGTGACGTCAAACTCCAGGTCTTTGCCTGCGAGGGGGTGGTTGAAGTCGATGGTGACGGTGTTGTCATCGAAATCGACGACGGTAACCTGAACGGTCTGGCCGTCTTCGCCCTGACCGTAGAGTGCCATCCCTTTTTTCAGATCGATCCCTTCGAACTGTTCGCGGGGCAGGGTCTGCTTCGCTTCGGGATTGACTTCGCCGTAGGCTTCGGCGGCGGGGACGACGATCTTCTTGCTTTCGCCCTCTTTCATACCGACCAGTGCTTTCTCCAGACCGGGGATGATTTGCCCCTTGCCGGTGATGAACTCGAGAGGCTGTGCCCCCTTGTTGCTGTCGATGACGGTATCGGTACCGGCCTCTTTGACTTCGTACTCGATGCCGACGACGCTGTTTTCGTTTTCAATTGCCATAAAAATGTCCTTTGTATAATTTTGCGTCATTGTAACCAAGCAAAGTTAACCGGAGCTTTCAACTCCGGTTTATTTAAGATGTTTTTTCGCCACACGGGCGCTGGGAGTCCCCGGATAGCCGTCGACGATCGCCTGGAAGAAGTTTCTGGCCTGGGCTTTGTCCCCGGTACGCTCCAGGGCGATACCGGTATGCAGCAGCAGCCGGTCCATATAGGCGGCGTTCTCATCGAGCTCGGCACTCTTTTGGTAGTAGCGGATCGCGTCGTCATTCTTGCCGGTACGGTAGGCGATCTCCCCCAGATAGAAGTTGACCGCCGCCGGTTTGTATTTGCGCCCGGCCAGGATGTCGAAACGCCGCTTGGCCTCGGCATAGCGTTTCTGGTTGATCAGCCTCACCCCGCGACTGAAGAGAGCCGAGGAGCCGGCCTTCAGGAGCGGATCTTTTTTGGAAGCGGCTGTTTGCGTTGTTTTGGCGGCTTGGGCTTTCTGCCCCGAAGAGCCGGTGGAGCTCTGAGCGGGCTTTCGGCGGGTCGTGCTTTGGCGCGCAGGGTTTTTCTCGAGGCGGGCCAATCGAGCTTCCAGTGAATCCAATCGCTTGGCAAGGAGTTGTTCACTTCCGTCACTCTTCGATTTCCTGGAGAGAAGGTTGATCTGCTGATTGAGGCTCGAAACCATACTGCGCAAACCGTCGACCTCCTCCTGGAGGCGGTTGACCTGCTGACGCAGGGAGAGAATCGTCTTTTTGTTCTGCGTAGCGAGGGAGCTGCCGCCGTATCCTCCTCCGTAGACGGAAGGTTCGGCCCAAAGCAGGGTCGCCCCCAACAACGCCAGGGTCAAAATCAGTGCCGAACGTTTCACGATCTCACTCCTCAGTTAAAGTTTACCAGTCGATCGACTGGATGCGGTGCTCTCCCAGGGGGAAGAGGATGCTCAGATCGGTCTGCAGGCCGATGTAGCCGATGGAATTGCCCGCTTCGCTGCGCTTGATATAGAGCACGGTATTCCCGTCGTTGGAGAAGCGGGGGAACTGGTTGATCCCGCCGCTGGTCAGCGGCCGGGTATAGTCGCCGTCGGTCGTCGTCAGATAGAGGTTGAAAGCTTTGCCGAAACTGCTCTTCTCTTTGCTCGAATAGACCACTTTGTTGTCGAAGGCATCGCAGGAATCGTTGTTGCTTCCGTGGAAGACCAGTTGGGTGATGGGGCCGCCCGCGAGGGGTTTTTTGAAGATATTGGCATAGCCCAGTCGGTTGGAGACGAAGACCATACTCCGTTCCTTGTCGGCATATTTGCCTCCCACATCGATCCCGCTGTAGGTGGTGAGCTGACGTTTCTCGCCGGTGGCGACATTGTATTCGTAGATATCGGGTTGGCCGGAAGGGGCCATCGTCAGTAGCAGTCGCTTGCCGTCCCGGCTGACGTCGGAGCAGACCAACATCCCCTGGGAATCGAGGATCCGTGTCCGCTGCCCCGTCGTCAGATCGAGGCGATAGAGCGTAGGAAGTTTGCCGCTGTAGTCGGTGTAGTAGATCGTCCGCTGCTTCGCGTCGCCCCAGACGGGAAAGATATTGAGCCCGCCCCGGATGATCGGCTTGATGTAGGTGAAGGTGTAATCGGCCAGGACCACTTCGCTCTCCCGGCGGCCGGTGTAGCGGGCGAAAAGCACATAGCGGTTGAGCCAATCGACCGGCGTGAAGCCCATCGCGGCATTCAGATCGGTCACCGCCCGGTGAATGAGGAAAGGATAGCGGGCCTGAGAGCCGATGCTGTATTTGCGCTCGAAGACCAGGGAAGAGTCTCCCCCTTTGAGGACTTTAACATCGAGGCTCACCCCATTGCCGGACTCACTGATGCGGTATTTAAGCAGATACTCCATCGCGCGCAGATCGGGGTTGAGGATCGGCCCGTTGAAGCTCCCGTCGTGGTAGAGGCCGTCGGGGCGATAGTGGCCCGTGATCTTCAGATCGGCCGTAAAGATCTCATAACTCTTCCGGCCCAGAGGCATCCCCGGGTCGGAGCTGTCTATGACGGCGATCTTGGCACGCTGATCCACATTCTTCTCGATCTTGAGCGTCGCATCCACGGCAAAAAGATAGCAGGAGAGCAGGAGCGTCAACAGAAGGCGCATGGAGTTCCTTTCACCCATCGGTCATCGTATGATCCGGTTTTTCCTTTGATTGTATCGGAGAGGGACTGAAATGTATATTAAATAGTATGATTAAGGGGAATGCGTGGTTTTTTAAGCGATCGGGAAGAGCCCGCCCCGACTCAGGAGTGGTAGTTGGGGCTCTCTTTGGTGATGGTGACGTCGTGGACATGGGACTCTTTGAGCCCGGCGCTGGTGATCTCCACGAACTCCGCCCGTTCCCAGAAGGTGGGGATGTCTTTGGCTCCGCAGTAGCCCATAGAGGAGCGCAGCCCTCCGGTCATCTGATGGATCACATCGGCGATGCGCCCGCGGTAGGGGACCCGCCCCTCGATCCCCTCGGGGACCAGTTTGTCCGCGGCGGTGCCTTCCTGGAAGTAGCGGTCCGTACTTCCTTTTGTCATCGCACCGATGGAACCCATCCCCCGATACTCTTTGAATTGGCGGCCGTTGTAGATGATCATTTCACCGGGAGCTTCATAGGTCCCCGCCAGGGCGCTGCCCAGCATGACCGAACTGGCCCCCACCGCCAGGGCTTTGGCGATATCGCCGGAGTATTTGATCCCTCCGTCGGCGATGACGGGAACGCCCATCGGATTAGCCACCTGGGCCACCTCGTCGATAGCGCTGATCTGGGGCACGCCGACTCCTGCGACGATCCGGGTGGTACAGATGGAACCGGGCCCGATACCCACTTTGACCGCATCGGCGCCCGCTTCGATGAGATCGGCGGCGGCGGCACCTGTGGCGATGTTCCCCGCGATCACATCCACATCGAGCTCCGCTTTGATCATCTTGAGGGTATCGATGATCCCCTGGGAGTGGCCGTGGGCCGAGTCGAGGACGATCACATCCACTCCGGCTTCCACCAGCGCTTTGGCCCGGTCGAGCTGCCCGACCCCAATGGCGGCGCCGACGCGCAGGCGGCCGAACTCATCCTTGTTGGCGTTGGGATACTGCTCGCGCTTCTCGATATCTTTGATGGTGATCAGCCCGGTGAGGATGCCGTTCTCATCCACGATGGGAAGCTTCTCGATCTTGTGCTCCTGGAGCACTTTGGCTGCTTCGTCGAGGGAAGTACCCTTCTTGGCGGTCACCAGAGGCATGGGGGTCATCACATCCCTGACCTTGAGGCTCTTGTCGGTGATGAAGCGCATATCACGGTTGGTGATGATCCCCAGAAGCTTGCGGTTCTCATCCACCACGGGAACCCCGGAGATCCGGTATTCGGCCATCATCGCGTCGGCATCGGCCACCGTCGCGTCGGGCCCGATGAAGATGGGGTCGATGATGATCCCGCTTTCGCTCTTTTTGACCTTCTTGACTTCAAACGCCTGGGTGGCGATATCCATATTTTTGTGAATGATCCCGATCCCGCCCAGACGGGCCATAGCGATGGCGGCCCGATGCTCGGTGACGGTATCCATCGCTGCCGAGACGATGGGGACATTGAGCCCGACCCGGCGGGTGAGACGGCTTTTGAGGGAAACCTCTTTGGGCAGGACGGTAGAGTGCTGGGGTACCAGCAGGACATCTTCGAAAGTCAGAGCGCGCATTTTGATTCGCATGGGGTTCTCCTTGGGTTAGTGGCTGTAGTTGACCGCACGTTCCAGGCTGGCGGCACCGTCAAAAAGGGTCTTCTCGTCAAAGGCTTTGGCCAGCAGCTGCAATCCGACCGGCATCCCGGTTTCGCTGTCCTTCATAACGGGCAGGCTCAATCCGGGCAGGCCCACCAGGTTGACGGCGATGGTGTACATATCGCTCTTGTACATCTCCAGGGGATCGGCCAGGGCCCCCAGTTTGGGAGCGACGGAGGGGGCGACCGGCGAAAGGATCAAATCCGCCTCGGCGAAGATCTTGTTGAATTCGTCCCGGATCAGGTGGCGGACCTTCTGGGCTTTGAGGTAATAGGCGTCATAGTAGCCGGAGCTGAGGACGAAGTTGCCCAGCAAAATCCGGCGCTTGACCTCTTCGCCGAAGCCTTCACTGCGGGTGCGGAAGTAGAGATCCTCCAGGTTTTTCGGATCGTCGCAGCGGCGCCCGTAGCGCACCCCGTCGTAGCGGGCCAGGTTGGTCGCCGCTTCGGCGGTGGCGACGATGTAGTAGGTGGCGATGTCGTATTTGGTGTTGGAGAGCTCTTTGTGGACAATGGTATGCCCCTCGGCCTCCAGAGCCTTGAGCGCCTCTTCGTGGGCCCGCTGTACCGCCGGGGAAGCTTCGGCGACGTAGTTGTCGATCACCGCGATCGTGAGCTTGCGGTCGGGATCGATCTGCCCGTAGATCGGCTCTTTTTCAAACTCGGCGCTGGTGGAGTCCCTGGGATCGTGACCCTTGATAGCGTCGTAGAGAATCGCCGCATCCTCCACATTTTGGGTAATGGGCCCGATCTGGTCCAGGCTGGAGGCGTAGGCGCCCAATCCGTAGCGGCTCACCCGGCCGTAGGTAGGTTTGAAGCCCACCACACCGCAATAGGCGGCGGGCTGGCGGATGGAACCGCCGGTATCGCTCCCCAGGGCCGCGATGGCTTCGCCGGCTGCTACCGCCGCGGCGGAACCGCCCGAGGAGCCCCCGGGCACCCGGCTTGTATCGTGGGGGTTGAGGGTGGGGCCGTAGACGCTGCTCTCGGTCGTAGAACCCATAGCAAACTCGTCCATATTGGCCCGGCCGAAAGGGGCCATCCCCGCCGCCCGAAGATTCTCCACCACGGTCGCGTCATAGGGGGCCACATAGCCCTGGAGGATCTTCGAGGCGCAGGTGACATTCCACCCTTTGACCTGGATATTGTCTTTGAGGAGGATGGGAACCCCCTCCCCCGCTTCGTCAAAGGCGATGACGGCGTTGAGGCCACCACTTTCGGCCTTGCGCCGCAGCTCCTGTCGGATCTCCGCCAACTCCTGGGGTGATTTGATCAATGCTTCTTTGAGGGTTATCACGTGGCCGTCCTGCTCGGATAGATGTAGTCGCAGATTATAGCCAAAAAGAGGTTTGGGAGGGATTGAAAACGGTAGAAACGAGAACTTTTTGCCCTTTCAAAACCTCCCCGGACCGAAGAGCAGCGAAGCTGCCGGCTTCGCTGCTCTTTGCTGCGCCGGGGTGATATGCGGTGTGTGGCCACCGTAGCCGAAATCGACCAGCGACGGCGCGCCGGGAGAGCCGAAAGGTCCCGTTCGGACATATCCGAAAGGCACCTCATCACTCATGTAGACCACCCCACCCGTGGTCCTATCGATGATCTCAGCCACATCGATCACCTTTCCGCTCGGGAGGCGGATACCAGAGCGAAATCTAAGCACCGTATCGTGAACACACTTTGCCGTCGTTTGAATTTGTGCCGGGGTCAATCCGATGGAGAGGGGCTGCATCCTCGTCAGATAGAGATCGATCAGGTCTTTGTCCACTTTTACAAGCACTCCCCCAATATTGAGGTAGGCAATCCTCGGATCGAGGGTCAAGAAGGTGAGTTTTCTGCCGAGAAGGATAAAGTTTTTGGGGACCTCGGCATACCAGATCTGAGATACAGGCATCCGGGTATTTTGAAACTCGATCCCATAAAGCCTTTTCCCATCCACGGGCTGCTCCCCAAGATAGAGGGCGAGGGTTCCGTCGTTGTATTTGGCCCAAGTGCCGGGTTTGAGGGCTTCAAAACTCTTTTTAACGATGCGGTTTTGCAGATCGTGAAGCTTCATCATGGTCTCCAGACATTGCTGATCATTCTGTACCGCAAAGAGTATCGACACCAAGCTCAGTAACCATAAGAGCACTCTTCTCATCTCCATCCTCCTATCATTTCAATTTCCGTGCTATTTCAACACTTCGATCTTCGGGCACCCTTCTTCTGAAAAGTTGATCCGATTGCCGTTGGATATAGCATACCAGCCCGGCACCCTTTTCCTTTTCGGACAAATCTTTTGCAAATGGCCCGCGCCGTCCTCTCTCACGAAACATTCGGGGATCACCTCTTCCTTTGGACAACCCTTCGGCAAGTAGTAGATACTCTTGCCTCCACGTGCGACGCGGCCGATCGCTTCGATATCGGCGGGACTGAGCCCCTGCAGATATTTCACGTCTCTCAAACGCTTCAGAATAACCGGCAGCTTCAATCCCGGATCGACATAGATAGAGCGCGTCTCTTCACTATAGACATCCATATCGTGGTTCTCGGAAGGATCTTCCGGGAAGCGGGCTCCGGGGAGGACCCGGCCCAGAAGCTCATTGATACGATGAAGGCTCGCCTTGGCCTGCCCGGCCGAGGCGAATCCCCATTTTTTACCGATGGCTTCCGTCTTTAGTACGAAACGCCAGGGCCTGGGCCAGCGCAGCTCCCACTTGATGAATTCGGGATCCTCGCAGCTTGCGTTGGAATCCCGCTTGAGCTCCGTCTCTTTCAAAAGATCCCTGTCCATCTCCGGATCGAGGCAGCGCTCCTGACAGATCACCCTGGAATAGAATTCACGGTCAAGTCGCCGCTGCAGGCGATCATCTTCGGGATCGACCCCTTTATTTCGACACTCATCAAAACTCTCCCAAGTCTGGGCGCACTTTTTATTTTTGAACCAGGGACGCAGATCGACACTGCTTGTGATACTCACAACCTTCGAGGATTGGGATGCTTCTATCGCAATATGTGGAATCTTGTCGATCTGATCGATACGGATCATCCGTAAACCGAACTCCTTTCGAAGATTTTCTATCCAATCTCTGGGAGGCTGCTGAAGGGTGACTCCCTTTTTGTTGAGGAAAACACCTACGATTTCGGGGATCGGCACGCAGCCCAGAAGCCCTACGCTCATTCCCGCCAGGAGACAGAGGCTCACAAATGCTCTCATCGAATCAACCGGATCTCTACCCGGCGGTTTTTGGCCCGGCCCTCTTCTGTGGCGTTGTCGGCGATGGGGTTGGCTTTGCCCTTCCCGACGATCTTGAAGAGTTTGGGATCGACCTTTCCGCAATCCATCAGATAATCCGCCACCGACTGGGCCCGTTGCAGAGAAAGGCGCAGGTTGTAGGCGTCGGTGCCGATATTGTCGGTATAGCCGGTGACGACGATCTGCCGGGCGGGATGGGAGCGGATATAGTCCGCCACCACATCGAGGGCCTTTTTGGCCTCGGGTTTGAGGATGAATTTATTGAAGTCAAAAAGGACCTTCTCAGGGACCGTCAGCATCGACCCCTCACTCGTCTTGCGCACAATAATCCCTACCTGTTCGGGGGTGGGTTTCGCCTCGGCTTTCGTGTACTTCGCCACCCGAAGATCGCTGATCAGATACCCGTAGGGATCCGCCCGAAACCGATGTTCGAAACCGAAACCCGTCACACCCTTTCCCTTTTCCAGCTTCCACGGGATCGCTACGGCACGTTTCCCGTTGATATAAAAGCGCATTTGCCCCCTTCGTACCTGCAAAGCGACATGCTGGGGTTTCTCATAGCAATCTTTTATTTTTTTCAAGAATCCTACGCCCTCCAAATTGACCCCACATTGGTAAAAGGTCAACTTGCTTTTTGGGATCACTTTCTTGTCCCAGCCCTTCTCATCGTTCTCATAGAGGAAGAAATTGAATTCACCTGCGTCTCGGGGAACGACATTGAAGTCGATGGAGAAATCTCCCGCACCCAGATCGATCTTTTTGCCTAGCTCCATACCGGCGGCCGCGGAATTGGCAACCCAGATGTGATTGTTGAATTTCACGCACTCCACTGCTCCGTCGATCTTGTTGAACCCTTCGGGGATCTCCCCCACCGGACAATTCCTGAAATCGTTCCGGTAGAGGACCTTGTCCCCAGGAGCAAAAGGACGGGATGTTCCCGTCACCAATCCACCGGCCAGAATTAACGCGGAAAATAAGGATATTCCGACGAAAAGCCGAACAACTCTTCTCATTTTGCCCTCCTTTCCACTTAACTTCTTTTATTACTTTTATATTATACCACTAGTCTATAATCTTCAAACAAATCTTTGATTTATCGATATATGCAAACAAGACACTTAACCCAAATCATTTTGGGAAGCAGGGAAATATGCTATCTTCGAGACCCTACTGATTTCAAAAGGAGAAGAAGATCGAAAAGACCGTTTTGATCACCGGAGCCTACAGCGGTATGGGGCGTGTCACGGCCCAGTACCTGGCCGAGTGCGGTTACCGCGTCTATGCCACTAGCCGCGATCCCGAAAGACTCCGGGCCG is a window of Nitratifractor salsuginis DSM 16511 DNA encoding:
- a CDS encoding nucleotidyltransferase domain-containing protein; the protein is MRLSKEERKLLKRTLAEMSKEAELYLFGSRVDDRKRGGDIDLLVVDKRLSKKDLRKLRIEFCKHFGEQKIDIVLDNGKVDDPFITIAREGAVPL
- a CDS encoding ATP-binding protein, with protein sequence MVDWQRKKAAVFRPSLGRLKGIDTLDPITLDALVGIGEQKRRLIENTEAFLRGEEAENVLLWGSRGTGKSSLVKALLNAYADRGLRVIEFFKEDLRHLPDVLDEIRGEPWRFILFLDDLTFGEGENIYTYLKSAMEGSIEPSPDNLLVYATSNRRHLVPEYQRENEATIIREGEIHYTDSVEEKISLADRFGLWLAFYPLNQEEYLAVVDHYFKGEEIDREALHREALRFAQERASRSGRTARQFWKAWKGRLRRVGGQASR
- a CDS encoding FKBP-type peptidyl-prolyl cis-trans isomerase; amino-acid sequence: MAIENENSVVGIEYEVKEAGTDTVIDSNKGAQPLEFITGKGQIIPGLEKALVGMKEGESKKIVVPAAEAYGEVNPEAKQTLPREQFEGIDLKKGMALYGQGEDGQTVQVTVVDFDDNTVTIDFNHPLAGKDLEFDVTVTEARPATDTEAQTGQVGGGCTDGSCGCGH
- a CDS encoding tetratricopeptide repeat protein — translated: MKRSALILTLALLGATLLWAEPSVYGGGYGGSSLATQNKKTILSLRQQVNRLQEEVDGLRSMVSSLNQQINLLSRKSKSDGSEQLLAKRLDSLEARLARLEKNPARQSTTRRKPAQSSTGSSGQKAQAAKTTQTAASKKDPLLKAGSSALFSRGVRLINQKRYAEAKRRFDILAGRKYKPAAVNFYLGEIAYRTGKNDDAIRYYQKSAELDENAAYMDRLLLHTGIALERTGDKAQARNFFQAIVDGYPGTPSARVAKKHLK
- the tolB gene encoding Tol-Pal system protein TolB is translated as MRLLLTLLLSCYLFAVDATLKIEKNVDQRAKIAVIDSSDPGMPLGRKSYEIFTADLKITGHYRPDGLYHDGSFNGPILNPDLRAMEYLLKYRISESGNGVSLDVKVLKGGDSSLVFERKYSIGSQARYPFLIHRAVTDLNAAMGFTPVDWLNRYVLFARYTGRRESEVVLADYTFTYIKPIIRGGLNIFPVWGDAKQRTIYYTDYSGKLPTLYRLDLTTGQRTRILDSQGMLVCSDVSRDGKRLLLTMAPSGQPDIYEYNVATGEKRQLTTYSGIDVGGKYADKERSMVFVSNRLGYANIFKKPLAGGPITQLVFHGSNNDSCDAFDNKVVYSSKEKSSFGKAFNLYLTTTDGDYTRPLTSGGINQFPRFSNDGNTVLYIKRSEAGNSIGYIGLQTDLSILFPLGEHRIQSIDW
- the guaB gene encoding IMP dehydrogenase — its product is MRIKMRALTFEDVLLVPQHSTVLPKEVSLKSRLTRRVGLNVPIVSAAMDTVTEHRAAIAMARLGGIGIIHKNMDIATQAFEVKKVKKSESGIIIDPIFIGPDATVADADAMMAEYRISGVPVVDENRKLLGIITNRDMRFITDKSLKVRDVMTPMPLVTAKKGTSLDEAAKVLQEHKIEKLPIVDENGILTGLITIKDIEKREQYPNANKDEFGRLRVGAAIGVGQLDRAKALVEAGVDVIVLDSAHGHSQGIIDTLKMIKAELDVDVIAGNIATGAAAADLIEAGADAVKVGIGPGSICTTRIVAGVGVPQISAIDEVAQVANPMGVPVIADGGIKYSGDIAKALAVGASSVMLGSALAGTYEAPGEMIIYNGRQFKEYRGMGSIGAMTKGSTDRYFQEGTAADKLVPEGIEGRVPYRGRIADVIHQMTGGLRSSMGYCGAKDIPTFWERAEFVEITSAGLKESHVHDVTITKESPNYHS
- the gatA gene encoding Asp-tRNA(Asn)/Glu-tRNA(Gln) amidotransferase subunit GatA; this translates as MITLKEALIKSPQELAEIRQELRRKAESGGLNAVIAFDEAGEGVPILLKDNIQVKGWNVTCASKILQGYVAPYDATVVENLRAAGMAPFGRANMDEFAMGSTTESSVYGPTLNPHDTSRVPGGSSGGSAAAVAAGEAIAALGSDTGGSIRQPAAYCGVVGFKPTYGRVSRYGLGAYASSLDQIGPITQNVEDAAILYDAIKGHDPRDSTSAEFEKEPIYGQIDPDRKLTIAVIDNYVAEASPAVQRAHEEALKALEAEGHTIVHKELSNTKYDIATYYIVATAEAATNLARYDGVRYGRRCDDPKNLEDLYFRTRSEGFGEEVKRRILLGNFVLSSGYYDAYYLKAQKVRHLIRDEFNKIFAEADLILSPVAPSVAPKLGALADPLEMYKSDMYTIAVNLVGLPGLSLPVMKDSETGMPVGLQLLAKAFDEKTLFDGAASLERAVNYSH
- a CDS encoding OmpA family protein, with the protein product MRRVVRLFVGISLFSALILAGGLVTGTSRPFAPGDKVLYRNDFRNCPVGEIPEGFNKIDGAVECVKFNNHIWVANSAAAGMELGKKIDLGAGDFSIDFNVVPRDAGEFNFFLYENDEKGWDKKVIPKSKLTFYQCGVNLEGVGFLKKIKDCYEKPQHVALQVRRGQMRFYINGKRAVAIPWKLEKGKGVTGFGFEHRFRADPYGYLISDLRVAKYTKAEAKPTPEQVGIIVRKTSEGSMLTVPEKVLFDFNKFILKPEAKKALDVVADYIRSHPARQIVVTGYTDNIGTDAYNLRLSLQRAQSVADYLMDCGKVDPKLFKIVGKGKANPIADNATEEGRAKNRRVEIRLIR